In Fibrobacter sp. UWB2, one DNA window encodes the following:
- a CDS encoding class I SAM-dependent rRNA methyltransferase: MKAITLKAGRDKSALRYHPWIFSGAIDEVVGDPALGDVVEVYSYHSDFLGLAAYSPKSQIRGRFWTFGTEGKNVKIDREFFSDILDRAIASRKSRGFDIHDKECAFRLVNAENDGIPGCIIDKYADIYSVEILAAGAEVNRQIIYELLAEKTGCRGIYERCDSEVRKKEGLPLRTGVVFGEVPDEPVIINENGILFPIDVKNGHKTGYYLDQRDARRRVGELARGKKMLNCFCYTGGFGLYALRGGCEKVYQVDVSKDALKLAKEGIMRNKLSTAHATHVEADVFQYLRKCRDKAETFDFIVLDPPKFVESKDNLQKGARGYKDINLLAMKLLAEGGMLATFSCSGLMEMDLFQKIIADAAADAHRRVQIIERFGQPADHPVNTAFPEGQYLKGLLVQVV; encoded by the coding sequence ATGAAAGCAATTACATTGAAAGCCGGGCGCGATAAATCCGCCCTCCGTTACCACCCGTGGATTTTTAGCGGTGCCATTGATGAAGTTGTTGGCGACCCTGCGCTTGGTGACGTTGTCGAAGTTTACAGCTATCACAGCGATTTTCTGGGCCTTGCGGCCTACTCCCCGAAATCCCAGATCCGTGGCCGTTTCTGGACATTCGGAACCGAAGGTAAAAACGTCAAGATTGACCGAGAATTCTTTAGCGACATTTTGGACCGCGCCATTGCCTCCCGCAAGAGCCGTGGGTTCGATATCCACGACAAGGAATGTGCATTCCGCCTTGTGAACGCCGAAAATGACGGCATTCCGGGTTGCATCATCGACAAGTATGCCGACATCTACTCCGTCGAAATCCTTGCTGCAGGCGCCGAAGTCAATCGCCAGATCATTTACGAATTGCTCGCCGAAAAGACAGGTTGCCGTGGCATTTATGAACGCTGCGATTCCGAAGTCCGCAAAAAGGAAGGACTCCCCCTCCGCACAGGCGTTGTATTTGGCGAAGTTCCGGACGAACCGGTCATCATCAACGAAAACGGAATTCTGTTCCCGATTGACGTGAAGAACGGACACAAGACAGGCTACTACCTCGACCAGCGCGATGCCAGACGTCGCGTGGGCGAACTCGCTCGTGGCAAGAAGATGCTCAACTGCTTCTGCTACACCGGCGGCTTTGGTCTGTACGCTCTCCGCGGTGGCTGTGAAAAGGTTTACCAGGTCGATGTTTCCAAGGACGCGCTCAAGCTCGCCAAGGAAGGCATCATGCGCAACAAATTAAGCACGGCACATGCAACACACGTCGAAGCAGATGTCTTCCAGTACTTGCGCAAGTGCCGCGACAAGGCCGAAACGTTCGACTTCATCGTGCTTGATCCGCCGAAATTCGTCGAAAGCAAGGACAACTTGCAGAAAGGCGCCCGCGGCTACAAAGACATTAATTTACTTGCAATGAAGCTCCTTGCCGAAGGCGGCATGCTCGCTACGTTCAGCTGCTCCGGCCTTATGGAAATGGACTTGTTCCAGAAGATTATCGCCGACGCCGCAGCCGATGCCCACCGTCGCGTGCAGATTATCGAACGCTTTGGACAGCCCGCCGACCATCCCGTGAACACGGCCTTCCCCGAAGGACAATACCTCAAAGGCCTCCTGGTTCAGGTTGTGTAA
- a CDS encoding metalloregulator ArsR/SmtB family transcription factor, with product MTNSNLNQNREPIIPNMELFGAISDEMRLKILLLLDQSEFTVNEIKDILDIHQSNASRHLAKLSQCGLVKDRRDGIKAYYRLSEELYMSSRLLQIIREAYDELQDKDILKCRAAQALEERTDKTKGQIHKLDQAGGSLKAQISLFSKLMVPFENAVDIGCGEGGDLSLMLASRCKNVTALDYDPKIISGFQQILHQKGIENVTPKVADMTQTGLPSNYADLVLMSQVLHHATDPRLALKEATRILKPGGMLALLDLAQHKEESFRTTHGHIWLGFERSQLEFFVKELNCKVVESEIIPSENEVDKKLPVICMIITKE from the coding sequence GTGACAAATTCGAATTTAAACCAGAACCGAGAACCGATCATCCCGAACATGGAACTTTTTGGAGCCATTTCCGACGAAATGCGCCTCAAGATACTGCTCCTACTGGACCAGTCCGAATTTACAGTCAACGAAATCAAGGACATTCTGGATATCCACCAGAGTAACGCAAGCCGCCATTTGGCAAAGCTTTCGCAATGCGGGCTCGTAAAAGACCGTCGCGACGGCATCAAGGCTTATTACCGCCTGAGCGAAGAACTTTATATGAGCAGCCGCCTGTTGCAGATTATCCGCGAAGCCTACGACGAACTGCAGGACAAGGATATTCTCAAGTGCCGTGCCGCACAAGCGCTCGAAGAACGCACCGACAAGACCAAGGGTCAAATCCACAAGCTCGACCAGGCCGGCGGTAGCCTCAAGGCGCAAATCAGCCTGTTCAGCAAGCTCATGGTGCCGTTCGAAAACGCCGTGGACATCGGTTGCGGCGAAGGCGGAGACCTTTCGCTCATGCTCGCAAGCCGTTGCAAGAACGTGACCGCCCTCGACTACGATCCGAAAATCATCAGCGGATTCCAGCAGATTTTGCACCAGAAAGGCATCGAAAACGTGACGCCCAAGGTCGCCGACATGACGCAGACGGGTCTCCCGTCCAACTATGCAGACCTCGTCCTGATGAGCCAGGTATTGCACCATGCAACGGACCCGCGCCTTGCCCTCAAGGAAGCGACCCGCATCTTGAAACCGGGTGGAATGCTTGCACTTTTGGACCTCGCCCAGCACAAGGAAGAATCGTTCCGCACGACGCACGGTCACATTTGGCTTGGTTTTGAACGCAGCCAGCTCGAATTCTTTGTGAAGGAGCTCAACTGCAAGGTCGTCGAAAGCGAAATCATCCCGAGTGAAAACGAAGTCGACAAAAAGCTCCCCGTGATTTGCATGATCATCACGAAAGAGTAA
- a CDS encoding FGGY-family carbohydrate kinase yields the protein MYLVTYDIGNSFIKATLTKIANSIEFVGATVVSTHSTSTLGGKGVEQSTEQWWDSICRSTKDLLKNYGITSDQIKGISFCSQMNATVLVDANGNTVRPPMTFLDRRADKEFKDYFDHGFKIHGLNIWKLIKAMRHTSMVPVGAYSPIWKYKWVQNNEPEKFARVDKFLDVGDYLLYKTTGRFVRTEDSAFCTALNDCRKGHSGWSHTMAKAYGIKEKHLPEIVQSTDIVGRITATAAEQMGLKKGTPVIAGGGDVAMVAVGCGNTQNNQTSIYCGTSGSVCTVVDHIIQFADIMMIAVKGPNPRQKYLYGELETAGKCFAWARELIGKLDNSQYSYEECASLVSKAEPGAHGLLFTPFMNGCKTPFEDGDIRSSLSGISLETTRGDLLRAVIEGICFHFRWLLECQAKKCKISDTIRFAGGLARINIMNQILADVTGHTIETVKHPQYVGALGAAAVAAIGLGQMKFEDIHSYIEITNTYTPNPENHEIYNKLYKKFLDKVKSDRKLVKG from the coding sequence ATGTATTTAGTCACTTACGACATCGGTAATTCCTTTATAAAAGCAACGCTCACAAAAATTGCTAATTCGATTGAATTCGTAGGAGCAACCGTCGTAAGCACACACAGTACCTCGACTTTAGGCGGCAAGGGTGTTGAACAGAGCACCGAACAATGGTGGGATTCCATCTGCCGCAGCACAAAGGACCTCCTTAAAAATTACGGTATTACAAGCGACCAGATCAAGGGCATCAGTTTCTGTTCACAGATGAACGCAACTGTGCTCGTCGACGCCAACGGAAATACTGTACGCCCCCCTATGACGTTCCTTGACAGACGTGCCGACAAGGAATTCAAGGACTACTTCGACCATGGTTTCAAGATCCACGGGCTAAATATCTGGAAGCTCATCAAGGCAATGCGCCACACAAGCATGGTGCCTGTCGGAGCTTACAGCCCCATCTGGAAATACAAGTGGGTGCAAAACAACGAGCCCGAAAAATTCGCTAGAGTCGATAAATTTTTGGACGTTGGCGACTACCTCCTGTACAAGACTACCGGCAGATTCGTCCGCACCGAGGACTCCGCATTTTGCACAGCGCTCAACGATTGCCGCAAGGGACATTCCGGCTGGAGCCATACAATGGCGAAGGCTTACGGCATCAAGGAAAAACACTTGCCCGAAATTGTGCAAAGCACCGACATCGTTGGTCGTATCACCGCAACCGCAGCCGAGCAGATGGGCTTGAAAAAAGGGACTCCCGTCATTGCAGGTGGCGGAGATGTCGCTATGGTTGCCGTCGGCTGTGGCAACACTCAAAATAACCAGACCAGCATCTACTGTGGAACTTCAGGTTCTGTCTGCACGGTCGTCGACCATATCATTCAATTTGCCGACATCATGATGATTGCAGTCAAGGGCCCGAATCCCAGGCAAAAGTATCTGTATGGCGAACTTGAAACCGCAGGCAAGTGCTTTGCATGGGCGCGTGAACTTATCGGCAAGCTAGACAATTCGCAATACAGCTACGAAGAATGCGCATCGCTCGTTTCGAAAGCGGAACCCGGCGCACACGGGCTTTTGTTCACGCCGTTCATGAATGGTTGCAAGACTCCGTTCGAAGACGGAGACATCCGCAGTTCGCTTTCAGGCATTAGCTTGGAAACAACTCGTGGAGACTTGCTCCGAGCTGTCATCGAAGGCATCTGTTTCCACTTCCGCTGGCTCTTGGAATGCCAGGCCAAGAAGTGCAAGATTTCTGACACGATCCGCTTTGCGGGCGGCCTTGCAAGAATCAACATCATGAACCAGATTCTCGCAGACGTCACCGGGCATACGATCGAAACAGTCAAGCATCCGCAGTACGTGGGAGCGCTCGGCGCCGCAGCAGTTGCAGCAATCGGGCTTGGACAGATGAAGTTCGAGGACATCCACAGCTATATCGAGATTACAAACACGTACACGCCGAATCCCGAGAATCACGAGATTTACAACAAGCTCTACAAGAAGTTCCTGGATAAAGTCAAGAGCGACCGAAAGCTTGTGAAAGGATAA
- a CDS encoding ribonuclease domain-containing protein, which produces MPITNKATVTQWNEEKGFGFATANGIKYFVHISALGHPVRPPKVGDTIIIYNFGKNEKGAKIEKGFLDGVASRDEQVTSPVRKNYRKAKKSKIAVIVAICIALAFAFDIYVVYTTPDDAPRKKKVCLLKENPAEKEYTSRLHVAKYICDNDRLPSYYVTKSEGKKLYEQKTGKTFVKWNFNPHTTLGVMIGGDYFDNREGRLPTAYYYEADVDYFGNNRGTNRLVYSSGCNIYYTTDHYKTFSKIMFEKQP; this is translated from the coding sequence ATGCCCATCACAAACAAAGCTACAGTCACGCAATGGAACGAAGAAAAAGGATTCGGTTTTGCAACCGCAAACGGAATAAAATACTTTGTCCATATTTCAGCTTTAGGGCATCCCGTGAGACCGCCTAAAGTCGGTGATACAATCATCATCTACAACTTCGGCAAAAACGAGAAAGGTGCAAAAATTGAAAAAGGATTTCTCGATGGTGTCGCCTCACGAGACGAGCAAGTAACCTCCCCGGTGCGCAAAAATTATCGCAAGGCGAAAAAATCCAAGATTGCTGTGATAGTCGCGATATGCATCGCGTTGGCATTCGCATTCGACATATACGTAGTTTACACAACCCCCGATGATGCCCCCCGCAAGAAAAAAGTCTGCCTATTAAAAGAAAATCCCGCCGAAAAGGAATACACATCAAGACTCCATGTTGCAAAGTACATCTGCGACAATGACCGTCTACCTTCCTATTATGTAACCAAAAGCGAGGGTAAAAAGCTTTACGAACAAAAAACCGGCAAAACATTTGTGAAATGGAATTTCAATCCGCATACAACGCTCGGCGTGATGATCGGCGGAGACTATTTCGACAATCGCGAAGGAAGACTTCCGACAGCGTATTACTACGAAGCCGATGTCGATTACTTCGGCAACAATCGCGGCACAAACCGCCTAGTCTATAGTAGCGGCTGTAACATTTATTACACCACCGACCACTACAAAACATTCAGCAAAATAATGTTTGAGAAACAACCTTGA
- a CDS encoding lipopolysaccharide assembly protein LapB, translating into MNKKLSFIALALLVGMSQSWAVDPRIEQGARFESKGQYDKALGEYRAMLAENKKNTEAYMAAGKVRMKMKDYKGAVANFRLAYGYDPSLTEAYEGAAKAYEAMGQQAKADAERAKMKGGKAAAASAPKAETKAEPAKTAQPAQTAPAAKAEPAKTAAPAKVETPKATQPATATAAASEDPFEKGKALLAEGRYAEAAPLWRVVLSKKPGDAGAYFYAGLTRYEMGEYDKAEFNLKKGLSYKERGNDANYYLAKINQKGKRTEQEKKYLSAYLKKAAPDAKFRKAAEDRLAEINAVASAAAEEKAMQEAEAKALKEAKKSGNDKSKSVDVAPQREDVAPTASNSIANANALYADGYHEAALQMYKALLENEITPDERYFAMLQMGNIYREMRDFHSAVTRYRDVVREFPDSDWATEAERALEDAVWLEKHASELPRNKR; encoded by the coding sequence ATGAACAAGAAATTGTCTTTTATCGCACTTGCGTTGTTGGTTGGAATGTCTCAATCTTGGGCTGTAGACCCCCGTATTGAACAGGGTGCCCGTTTTGAGTCCAAGGGTCAGTATGACAAGGCTCTTGGTGAATATCGTGCCATGTTGGCTGAAAATAAGAAGAATACCGAAGCTTACATGGCGGCCGGCAAGGTTCGCATGAAGATGAAGGACTATAAGGGTGCTGTCGCAAACTTCCGCCTCGCTTATGGTTATGACCCGAGCTTGACTGAAGCATACGAAGGTGCCGCAAAGGCTTACGAAGCCATGGGCCAGCAGGCAAAGGCTGATGCCGAACGTGCTAAGATGAAGGGCGGTAAGGCTGCTGCAGCAAGTGCTCCGAAGGCCGAAACTAAGGCAGAACCCGCAAAGACTGCTCAGCCTGCGCAAACGGCTCCTGCCGCAAAGGCGGAACCGGCAAAGACCGCCGCTCCTGCAAAGGTTGAAACCCCGAAGGCTACACAACCGGCGACCGCAACGGCTGCCGCATCTGAAGATCCGTTTGAAAAGGGCAAGGCTTTGCTTGCCGAAGGCCGCTATGCTGAAGCCGCTCCGCTTTGGAGAGTTGTTCTTTCGAAGAAGCCTGGCGATGCCGGTGCCTACTTCTATGCAGGCCTAACCCGTTATGAGATGGGAGAATACGACAAGGCCGAGTTCAACTTGAAGAAGGGACTTTCTTATAAGGAACGCGGTAACGATGCTAACTACTATTTGGCAAAGATCAACCAGAAGGGCAAGCGTACCGAACAGGAAAAGAAGTATCTCTCTGCATACTTGAAGAAGGCCGCTCCGGATGCCAAGTTCCGCAAGGCTGCTGAAGATCGTTTGGCCGAAATCAACGCTGTTGCGAGTGCCGCTGCCGAAGAAAAGGCCATGCAGGAAGCCGAAGCCAAGGCCTTGAAAGAAGCTAAGAAGAGCGGGAACGACAAGTCGAAGTCTGTTGACGTTGCACCGCAGAGGGAAGACGTCGCTCCGACCGCTTCGAATTCCATTGCCAACGCCAATGCTCTTTATGCGGATGGCTATCACGAAGCCGCTCTCCAGATGTACAAGGCTTTGCTCGAAAATGAAATCACGCCGGACGAACGCTACTTTGCGATGCTCCAGATGGGCAACATCTATCGCGAAATGCGTGACTTCCACAGTGCTGTAACGCGCTACCGTGATGTTGTCCGTGAATTCCCGGATTCTGACTGGGCGACCGAAGCTGAACGCGCTCTCGAAGACGCTGTGTGGCTTGAAAAGCACGCTAGCGAACTCCCGCGTAACAAGCGCTAA
- the ilvC gene encoding ketol-acid reductoisomerase, with protein sequence MNYFNSIPMRRQLEEIGHCRFMEHSEFSRGVEALKGKKIVFVGCGAQGLHQGLDLRDSGLDVSYTLRKEAIEQKRQSWKNATENGFKVGTYEEMIPDADLVCNLTPDKQHHNVIPAIMKLMKKGAALSYSHGFNIVEEGQEIRKDITVIMVAPKGPGSEVRSEYLRGFGMPCLIAVHPENDPEGKGWDYAKAYAAGLHADRPGVLESSFVAEVKSDLMGEQTILCGMLQTGTILCYDKMVKEFGIDKAYAVKLLQYGWETISEALKHGGITNMMDRLSNPAKIRATELAEKMKKIMKPLYQEHQDNIISGKFSSTMMVDWEAGDKDLLKWRGETGELEFEKVAATDKQITEQEYFDRGVLMTAMIKAGVELAFETMCSVGIKPMSAYYESLHETPLIANLIARKKLFEMNRVISDTAEYGCYLFANKCVPLLADFMKNEVKKGDIGDIFNEGNTNAVDNEELIKVNKNIRQHPVEEVGAWLRERMSGMTKVV encoded by the coding sequence ATGAATTATTTCAACTCTATCCCTATGCGTCGCCAACTCGAAGAAATTGGCCACTGCCGTTTCATGGAACATTCTGAATTCAGCCGTGGTGTTGAAGCCCTCAAGGGTAAGAAGATTGTGTTCGTCGGTTGCGGTGCTCAGGGTCTCCATCAGGGTCTCGACCTTCGCGATAGCGGTTTGGATGTTTCCTACACGCTCCGCAAGGAAGCCATCGAACAGAAGCGCCAGTCCTGGAAGAACGCTACTGAAAACGGCTTCAAGGTCGGTACTTATGAAGAAATGATTCCGGATGCAGACCTCGTTTGCAACCTCACACCGGATAAGCAGCACCACAACGTGATCCCGGCTATCATGAAGCTCATGAAGAAGGGCGCAGCTCTCTCTTACAGCCATGGCTTCAACATCGTCGAAGAAGGCCAGGAAATCCGCAAGGACATCACTGTGATCATGGTCGCTCCGAAGGGACCGGGTTCCGAAGTTCGTTCTGAATACCTCCGTGGTTTCGGCATGCCGTGCCTTATCGCTGTCCACCCGGAAAACGACCCTGAAGGCAAGGGCTGGGACTATGCCAAGGCTTACGCCGCTGGTCTCCATGCTGACCGTCCGGGCGTTCTCGAAAGCTCTTTCGTCGCCGAAGTGAAGTCTGACCTCATGGGCGAACAGACCATCCTTTGCGGTATGCTCCAGACCGGTACGATCCTTTGCTACGACAAGATGGTGAAGGAATTCGGTATCGATAAGGCTTACGCTGTGAAGCTCCTCCAGTACGGCTGGGAAACGATTTCTGAAGCCCTCAAGCATGGTGGCATCACGAACATGATGGACCGTCTCTCCAACCCGGCTAAGATCCGCGCAACGGAACTTGCTGAAAAGATGAAGAAGATCATGAAGCCGCTCTACCAGGAACATCAGGACAACATCATCTCTGGCAAGTTCTCCAGCACGATGATGGTCGACTGGGAAGCTGGCGACAAGGACCTCCTCAAGTGGCGTGGCGAAACTGGCGAACTCGAATTCGAAAAGGTTGCCGCAACTGACAAGCAGATCACCGAACAGGAATACTTCGACCGTGGCGTTCTCATGACCGCTATGATCAAGGCCGGTGTGGAACTCGCATTCGAAACCATGTGCTCTGTGGGCATCAAGCCGATGAGCGCTTACTACGAATCTCTCCACGAAACTCCGCTCATTGCAAACCTCATCGCTCGTAAGAAGCTGTTCGAAATGAACCGCGTCATCAGCGATACTGCTGAATACGGCTGCTACCTGTTTGCTAACAAGTGCGTTCCTCTCCTCGCAGACTTCATGAAGAACGAAGTCAAGAAGGGCGACATTGGCGATATCTTCAACGAAGGCAATACCAACGCTGTCGATAACGAAGAACTCATCAAGGTGAACAAGAACATCCGTCAGCATCCGGTGGAAGAAGTCGGTGCTTGGCTCCGCGAACGCATGAGCGGCATGACGAAGGTTGTGTAA
- a CDS encoding FISUMP domain-containing protein, which translates to MLDEVWRSLCAVAVLTVSVVTHNYAAEFKDYRDGRVYRGIPSGSLNWFKQSLKYSKTAYFTDENGVPFYRSDSWKASCPEGTQLPDETDWDELIEEKFSGSDKIQNMSDFVGNSSRGFYKFEMDEVVNARKGFVYFAVRGPANHVIRLETKRGTTKYVDIEEADAVQIRCVFARDQFAEKNISPKDMIFTDKRDNKKYKVGVRGKKIWMMKNLAFSVTSEKQCYVEDKSFCEKFGRYYTYEEARKACPTGWHLPDDGEWRDFQQDRATLDWDNLGQGGCQDWDNYCDGMNSGHYWSLTSIQENTARSWEFNRADKDIDRTDASVYKGLYVRCVAD; encoded by the coding sequence ATGTTGGATGAGGTGTGGCGTTCGTTGTGCGCCGTTGCTGTTTTGACCGTGTCTGTGGTCACCCATAATTACGCAGCAGAGTTTAAGGATTATAGGGATGGGCGTGTTTATCGCGGGATTCCCTCGGGCTCTCTAAACTGGTTTAAGCAAAGTCTCAAATACAGCAAGACCGCATACTTTACCGACGAAAATGGTGTTCCGTTTTATCGAAGCGATAGTTGGAAGGCTTCATGCCCTGAAGGTACGCAACTCCCAGATGAAACCGACTGGGATGAACTCATCGAAGAAAAATTTTCCGGTTCCGACAAAATTCAGAATATGAGTGATTTTGTTGGAAATTCTTCACGTGGCTTTTACAAGTTTGAAATGGATGAAGTGGTGAATGCAAGAAAGGGCTTTGTCTATTTTGCAGTGCGTGGTCCGGCGAATCATGTTATAAGGCTTGAAACCAAGCGTGGTACAACGAAGTACGTGGATATCGAAGAAGCCGATGCTGTTCAGATCCGTTGCGTCTTTGCGCGTGACCAGTTTGCCGAAAAGAATATCTCCCCGAAGGATATGATTTTTACGGATAAGCGCGACAATAAAAAATACAAGGTTGGCGTCCGTGGCAAAAAAATCTGGATGATGAAAAACCTCGCATTCAGTGTGACTTCTGAAAAGCAGTGCTATGTAGAAGACAAGTCCTTCTGCGAAAAGTTTGGCCGTTATTACACTTACGAAGAAGCGCGCAAGGCTTGCCCGACGGGCTGGCACTTGCCGGATGACGGTGAATGGCGTGATTTCCAGCAAGACCGTGCAACGCTCGATTGGGACAATTTAGGGCAGGGCGGTTGTCAGGACTGGGATAATTACTGCGACGGCATGAATTCCGGACACTACTGGTCTTTGACTTCTATCCAGGAGAATACCGCACGTTCGTGGGAATTTAACCGCGCCGATAAGGATATCGACCGAACCGACGCTAGCGTTTATAAAGGACTCTACGTCCGCTGTGTCGCGGATTAA
- a CDS encoding phosphatase PAP2 family protein, giving the protein MLCSTTLAFSTPGTSGIASGALPVENSASRHYDVSVRLDVPLLLGIVMTSVLGVYQYYGMSRISSSDLKPKSELLPWDRPFAGHYSGWAMTVSHYSGALAVAPLALAGYSWYKGDADGHDFGAFTLMFVEAIALQNALNQIVRSSQLWPRPYIYAERGEGRKKAESARGEAYGSFYSGHASAAFTVAVFTGEWFSEIYPNSQYKSLVWASSLTLAAAVGALRVVAGKHYPTDVVVGSLMGVGVSLGVLKLHEVCKKKISFWAIPGNIGAIFYF; this is encoded by the coding sequence GTGTTGTGTTCGACAACGCTTGCTTTCAGTACGCCCGGCACATCAGGAATCGCATCCGGCGCACTCCCCGTAGAAAATTCCGCGTCTCGGCATTACGATGTCTCTGTTCGCTTGGATGTTCCGCTTTTGCTTGGAATCGTTATGACTTCGGTGCTAGGCGTTTATCAGTACTATGGGATGTCGCGCATCTCTTCGAGCGACTTGAAGCCCAAATCGGAGCTGTTGCCTTGGGACCGCCCGTTTGCTGGGCATTACAGCGGGTGGGCTATGACCGTGAGCCATTATTCGGGAGCCTTGGCGGTTGCTCCTTTGGCTTTGGCGGGGTACTCCTGGTATAAGGGCGATGCCGATGGTCATGACTTTGGTGCCTTTACGCTTATGTTTGTGGAAGCGATTGCCTTGCAGAATGCCTTGAACCAGATTGTCCGTTCATCGCAGTTGTGGCCGCGCCCTTACATTTATGCGGAACGTGGTGAAGGCCGCAAAAAGGCGGAGTCCGCGCGTGGGGAGGCTTACGGCTCGTTCTATTCAGGGCATGCCTCGGCCGCGTTTACGGTGGCTGTGTTTACAGGTGAATGGTTCTCTGAAATTTACCCGAACTCTCAATATAAAAGTCTCGTCTGGGCGTCGTCATTGACGCTTGCTGCGGCTGTTGGCGCCTTGCGCGTGGTTGCCGGAAAACATTATCCTACTGATGTTGTAGTTGGATCGCTTATGGGGGTTGGCGTGAGCCTGGGAGTCCTTAAATTGCATGAAGTTTGTAAAAAGAAAATTTCTTTTTGGGCAATTCCGGGCAATATTGGCGCTATTTTTTACTTTTGA
- a CDS encoding SDR family NAD(P)-dependent oxidoreductase, which yields MKLFEDKVVVVTGGAHGIGASIVSEFEKEGAKVAFIDIRENSCFVGDLSKKETLEKFAQFVIEKYGHVDVLVNNALPLMKGIDECSYEEFSYALAVGVTAPFYLAKLFAPHFAKGASIINISSSRDRMSQPQTESYTAAKGGIAALTHALAVSFAGRVRVNSISPGWIDTDFKVYEGPDASQQPAGRVGNPLDIANMVLYLASDKAGFITGENICIDGGMTRQMIYHNDCGWKFEG from the coding sequence ATGAAATTGTTTGAAGATAAAGTGGTCGTGGTGACGGGTGGGGCGCATGGTATTGGCGCTTCTATTGTGAGTGAATTTGAAAAAGAAGGAGCGAAGGTCGCGTTCATTGACATTCGCGAGAATTCCTGCTTTGTCGGGGATCTTTCAAAGAAAGAGACTTTGGAAAAGTTTGCGCAGTTTGTTATCGAAAAATACGGGCATGTGGATGTGCTGGTAAATAACGCACTCCCGCTGATGAAGGGTATTGACGAATGTAGTTACGAAGAATTCAGTTATGCGCTTGCTGTCGGCGTGACCGCTCCGTTTTATCTTGCAAAACTTTTTGCGCCGCATTTTGCAAAGGGCGCTAGCATTATAAATATCTCGTCGTCTCGCGATCGCATGAGCCAACCACAAACCGAAAGCTATACTGCGGCGAAGGGCGGAATTGCAGCACTCACGCATGCGCTTGCTGTGAGTTTTGCAGGCCGTGTGCGCGTGAACTCGATTTCGCCGGGTTGGATTGATACGGATTTCAAAGTCTACGAAGGTCCTGATGCTTCGCAGCAGCCCGCGGGTCGTGTCGGAAACCCGCTCGATATCGCGAATATGGTGCTTTACCTTGCTAGCGACAAGGCCGGTTTCATCACCGGTGAAAATATCTGCATCGACGGCGGCATGACTCGCCAGATGATTTATCACAACGATTGCGGCTGGAAATTTGAAGGGTAG